A genome region from Arachis duranensis cultivar V14167 chromosome 8, aradu.V14167.gnm2.J7QH, whole genome shotgun sequence includes the following:
- the LOC110274880 gene encoding uncharacterized mitochondrial protein AtMg00810-like, translated as MKDELDALELNKTWRLVDCPAGVKPVGCKWVYRIKRKPDGSVDRYKIRLVAKGFTQTEGVDFLETFSPVVKPATIRLVLALASMKLYVDDIVLTGNSISELATIKSILHKHFRIKDLGPLKYFLGIEVAQSEKGICLSQRKYCLDLLEDSGLLGAKPASVPMDNTTRLYQDKSPLLSDPFVYRRLVGRLIYLTTTRPDIMYATQQLSQFMASPTESHLQAAKHVLRYLKTSPGKGLFFPRESEIQLLGFSDSDWAGCPDTRRSLTGYCFFLGNSLVSWKTKKQTTVARSSTEAEYRALANTTCELQWILNVLQFLRISPIRPPVLYCDNQSALHIAANPRTNQTFRG; from the exons ATGAAAGATGAGTTGGATGCTCTTGAGCTGAACAAAACTTGGCGTCTTGTTGATTGCCCTGCAGGGGTTAAGCCGGTTGGCTGTAAATGGGTCTATCGCATCAAACGCAAGCCTGATGGTTCAGTTGATCGATATAAAATACGCCTTGTGGCTAAAGGGTTCACTCAAACTGAAGGTGTTGATTTTTTAGAAACTTTCTCCCCTGTTGTCAAGCCTGCCACCATCAGATTAGTTTTGGCATTGGCCTCTATGAAGC TCTATGTTGACGACATTGTTCTCACTGGTAATTCTATTTCTGAACTTGCTACCATTAAGTCTATTTTGCATAAACACTTCCGAATTAAAGACTTGGGcccattaaaatattttttgggtatTGAAGTTGCTCAATCAGAGAAGGGAATTTGCTTATCTCAAAGAAAATACTGTCTTGATCTTTTAGAGGATTCTGGTTTATTAGGTGCTAAACCTGCTTCTGTTCCAATGGATAATACCACAAGACTATATCAAGACAAAAGTCCCCTGCTATCCGACCCTTTTGTATATCGCCGTTTGGTTGGCCGTCTTATCTATCTCACCACTACTCGACCGGACATCATGTATGCAACTCAACAATTAAGTCAATTCATGGCATCTCCTACTGAATCTCATCTTCAAGCTGCCAAGCATGTGTTACGATATCTGAAAACTAGTCCCGGCAAAGGACTTTTCTTTCCAAGGGAATCAGAAATTCAACTTCTTGGCTTCAGTGATTCTGATTGGGCCGGATGTCCTGACACTCGGCGATCTTTAACAGGTTATTGTTTCTTCTTAGGCAATTCTTTAGTCTCTTGGAAGACCAAGAAACAAACCACCGTTGCCCGCTCATCCACGGAAGCAGAATATCGTGCACTTGCCAACACAACTTGTGAACTTCAATGGATACTAAATGTGTTACAATTTTTACGCATCTCTCCTATCCGCCCACCCGTTTTATATTGTGATAATCAGAGTGCTCTTCATATTGCTGCTAACCCAAGAACGAACCAAACATTTAGAGGTTGA
- the LOC107463358 gene encoding serine/threonine-protein phosphatase 7 long form homolog, with product MPFGECTITLQDVAYQLGLPIDGEPVSGCLTDFESLMKHGRPTWVWFRELFGELPPQNKVKQMTVCYTWFHERSRVLPADASEETVRIYARAYILMLLSSQLFADKNANRVHLCWLPYLASLDELGRYSWGTAALAWWATYLSRNDVVGERVMFARLSLDRLRVHDFVWEPYSSVEVVAVIHSEILVDEHRRLWTAITSLIYFAAIEWHQVDRVLPQFGGVQHLPQPALNIDWLHAKDDRGGDRWFPKYFQEWHEHWENRLYLVIPVDRVLDPGPSAEYLDWWCRVAHRFLFPEVAFQDLRPIVLIEEARHRRSSQAPSKVQDQPAANDEDVVDYRVPRRRARRHAPRDGRGRARGGGPSVEDEGTQHGVRDDVGGSASGMDQPTYDVGSSSQLFGSFEPQAFAEFTTAAVGMDIDDPVSQSEFFRNIADMLRDDDATHYRPQMPKVHSEFADQQPPIPAIQPQLAVDLNEPASSPSDPWFALGGTPALAFSVAPRETAAPETAQRPRRVRRPPCVGPEVTCLVIWTMTTVTPLRILISFVLYSRPVVLCWFMYLE from the exons ATGCCCTTTGGTGAGTGCACTATCACTTTGCAAGATGTGGCATATCAGCTTGGTTTGCCGATCGATGGGGAGCCTGTTAGTGGGTGCCTGACTGACTTTGAGAGTCTGATGAAACACGGAAGACCGACATGGGTCTGGTTTCGCGAGTTATTTGGGGAGTTACCTCCGCAGAATAAAGTAAAGCAGATGACAGTGTGCTACACATGGTTCCATGAGAGGTCCCGGGTTCTCCCAGCAGATGCTAGTGAGGAGACCGTGCGTATATACGCGCGTGCTTATATTTTGATGTTGTTGTCTTCTCAGCTGTTTGCGGACAAGAACGCAAACCGGGTCCACCTTTGTTGGTTGCCTTATTTGGCATCGTTGGACGAGTTGGGGAGATATAGCTGGGGCACGGCGGCACTGGCCTG GTGGGCTACATATCTATCGAGAAATGATGTAGTGGGTGAAAGAGTTATGTTTGCACGCCTTTCGTTGGATCGATTGCGTGTCCACGAT TTTGTATGGGAGCCTTATTCCTCTGTCGAGGTTGTTGCTGTTATTCATTCGGAGATACTAGTTGACGAGCACCGTAGGCTATGGACGGCCATCACTAGCCTGATATATTTTGCTGCGATTGAGTGGCATCAGGTGGATAGGGTGCTACCTCAGTTTGGCGGTGTTCAGCATCTTCCTCAGCCAGCTCTGAACATAGATTGGCTACATGCCAAGGATGACAGGGGTGGGGACCGATGGTTCCCCAAATATTTTCAGGAGTGGCATGAGCATTGGGAGAACCGGCTTTATTTAGTTATACCGGTCGATCGAGTTCTTGACCCTGGTCCATCAGCTGAGTACTTGGACTGGTGGTGCCGTGTGGCCCACAGATTCCTATTCCCAGAAGTTGCATTTCAGGATCTGAGGCCCATTGTATTGATTGAGGAAGCTCGTCATAGAAGGTCGTCTCAGGCCCCCTCCAAGGTGCAG GACCAACCCGCTGCTAATGATGAAGATGTGGTGGATTATCGTGTTCCTCGTCGTAGAGCCAGACGACATGCTCCCCGGGATGGTCGTGGACGGGCTCGAGGTGGAGGACCTTCCGTTGAGGATGAGGGTACTCAACACGGTGTTCGTGATGATGTAGGTGGTTCGGCTTCAGGGATGGATCAACCCACCTACGACGTGGGCAGTAGCTCTCAGCTGTTTGGGAGTTTCGAGCCACAGGCATTTGCTGAGTTTACTACCGCGGCTGTCGGGATGGACATCGATGATCCTGTTAGTCAGTCAGAGTTCTTTAGGAATATAGCAGACATGCTCAGGGATGACGATGCGACCCATTATAGGCCACAGATGCCCAAGGTTCATTCCGAGTTTGCTGATCAGCAGCCACCTATTCCCGCTATTCAGCCTCAGTTGGCCGTTGACCTCAACGAGCCTGCATCATCTCCTTCTGACCCATGGTTCGCGTTAGGAGGGACCCCAGCTTTAGCATTCAGTGTCGCTCCCCGAGAGACAGCAGCACCAGAGACGGCCCAGAGACCAAGGAGGGTGAGACGTCCTCCTTGTGTGGGACCGGAGGTCACCTGCTTGGTCATTTGGACGATGACGACAGTGACACCATTGAGGATTTTGATTAGTTTTGTCTTATATTCACGACCTGTCGTCCTATGTTGGTTTATGTACTTAGAATGA